ATTGATAAAACTATAAATTTACTTGCTGAAATTATGCCAGAAAAAGAAATATGTATTTGCAGGGAATTGACCAAAATGTTTGAAGAAATTTTAAGAGGAAAAATTAAAGATATAAATGAAGTATTTAAAAAACATAAGAAAAAAGGAGAATTTGTTTTAATTATAAATGGAGGTGAAAATGGCTTTTAAATTTTTAAGGAAAAGAAAAAATGTCAGAATTATACTCTGGATTATTACAGTTCTTATTATTCCCGGTTTTTTCTTATGGGGAGTTGGAATTGAAGGAAGCAGAAAAACACAGTATGCAGCAATTGTTAACAGGGAACCGATAACTTTAAGAGAATTTTATGACCAGTTATGGAAAATTGAAGAAAAATATAGAGAAATTTTTGGGGAAAGTTATAATCAAATCAGGAATAAATTAAATCTTGAAAAAAATGTTCTTGAAAGTATGATTAGGGAAAAGATATTATTACAGGAAGCAAGAAAAAGGAGAATAAGAGTTTATAAAAATGAAATAATAAATGTTATGAAATCCGACCCGGTTTTTA
This window of the bacterium genome carries:
- a CDS encoding SurA N-terminal domain-containing protein, translated to MAFKFLRKRKNVRIILWIITVLIIPGFFLWGVGIEGSRKTQYAAIVNREPITLREFYDQLWKIEEKYREIFGESYNQIRNKLNLEKNVLESMIREKILLQEARKRRIRVYKNEIINVMKSDPVFKNEKGEFDEEKYKQIISNYPDEELAKIEDQIKKEILIQKLKDQVVSETNINVDEKEIDDYLKNAGTEKIDRENIRKMILWQKREKYFEDWYKKTREKSKVMIYLTLENKNG